The following are encoded together in the Echeneis naucrates chromosome 9, fEcheNa1.1, whole genome shotgun sequence genome:
- the ccn1l2 gene encoding cellular communication network factor 1, like 2 — translation MLNLVTSQQIICTLFVLSGAAVMSAEPECPTECSCSPSPLPCPLGVSWVTDHCGCCKVCARQFNEDCSATEPCDHIKGLRCHLGAGGDPKRGLCRAEAQGLPCEFSGRVYQHGEDFQPNCQHQCTCIDGVVGCMPLCPHKVPLPNWHCLSPRLARPEDACCEKWVCDDDNHISEVPDEPTHTSLLDSQQLPNHISAHVQAQPRPPLLTSGGTFRETMSPFPMSELLLKSWCFPQTTTWTECSTTCGMGISSRITNNNQDCRLVRETRLCQVQQCEPQLPVASKKGKKCQRTIRPPQPVSITFAGCSTASRYRPRTCGACTDGRCCRPSLSHTVRLHFHCPDGESFDRNVMWIQRCSCSASCRSRIGPSSPSVSLHNDIHTFRH, via the exons ATGCTTAACCTAGTTACTTCACAGCAGATAATCTGTACCCTGTTTGTCCTCAGTGGTGCTGCAGTGATG TCTGCAGAGCCCGAGTGTCCAACTGAGTGCTCCTGTAGCCCCTCACCTCTGCCGTGTCCACTGGGCGTCAGCTGGGTGACGGACCACTGCGGCTGCTGTAAAGTTTGTGCAAGACAATTCAATGAGGACTGCAGTGCCACTGAGCCTTGTGATCACATCAAGGGACTACGCTGCCATCTTGGGGCTGGAGGAGATCCTAAGAGGGGGCTGTGTCGAG CGGAGGCCCAGGGTTTGCCCTGTGAGTTCAGTGGGCGGGTGTACCAGCATGGCGAGGACTTTCAGCCCAATTGCCAGCACCAGTGTACTTGCATAGACGGTGTGGTGGGCTGCATGCCCCTCTGCCCCCACAAAGTGCCCCTACCCAACTGGCATTGCTTGAGTCCACGACTGGCCCGACCTGAGGACGCCTGTTGTGAGAAATGGGTTTGTGATGATGACAACCACATCAGTGAGGTACCAGACGAGCCAACACACACCTCTCTACTGGACAGCCAGCAGCTTCCCAACCACATCAGTGCTCATGTGCAGGCCCAGCCTCGGCCCCCACTACTTACCAGCGGGGGCACGTTCAGAG aGACAATGTCCCCATTCCCCATGTCTGAGTTGTTACTCAAATCCTGGTGCTTCCCACAAACCACGACGTGGACGGAGTGTTCCACCACGTGTGGGATGGGCATTTCAAGCCGGATCACCAATAACAACCAAGACTGCCGGCTGGTCAGAGAAACCAGACTTTGCCAGGTCCAACAATGTGAGCCACAGCTTCCTGTCGCAAGCAAG AAGGGGAAGAAGTGTCAAAGAACCATCAGACCACCACAACCAGTCAGTATCACCTTTGCTGGATGCTCAACAGCATCACGGTACCGCCCTCGCACCTGTGGAGCTTGCACTGATGGCCGCTGCTGCAGACCTTCCCTTTCTCACACTGTGCGTCTACATTTCCACTGCCCCGATGGGGAGAGTTTTGACAGAAATGTCATGTGGATACAGCGCTGCAGTTGCAGTGCAAGTTGTCGTTCACGCATTGGGCCCTCCAGCCCTTCAGTCAGTCTCCACAATGATATCCACACCTTCAGGCACTGA